One genomic region from Tigriopus californicus strain San Diego chromosome 4, Tcal_SD_v2.1, whole genome shotgun sequence encodes:
- the LOC131879583 gene encoding uncharacterized protein LOC131879583: MQIPKRKANEENIYGRYFRNYLKETTVHGFRYVVEGLSVYERFSWTCVILAAISYAVYSVVNSVHEYEVNPVSTTYASAPLSSAPFPKITVDGGSVWDPMGFTRQALLRAKSDENDNLNQKFFFISEQVCQRFYGPLAAYLESRLTMVKYRQLLRGATLNTDLLVDDQYAHVFEDIFPIMKERSDVHQLVVHMAALELDYPQTIDEVYAKFLELPVCLTFINMGQYFGSPSRQFRFTSSALFNLKSNGPPITEKSFAECSQANTTRCEKQLLKATSKLILLKYLDQDSRAVWPLGEFLSRFWIGLFRRPFLSRVPKIRLKELLDLQRGSPDTRSYEKESRTTPLESFECVDDKVMAKTLTELDESELIMNSYLINVTKSLSDMELDLSYYELSLLLDFPKYSYCPLLHQANFIQAQHRCSFREYEGQSRRCGTEQQTQAISGCCKIRKQISQMHELVLKVMKYNQQAPKMLGSFDESLRDFENASTHFGMNIDTLDRFSIIHKNPRIFACDWLSRDRSFPDPVKCDLFHRDFTNAGLGFSFNNAYFEDIYKMSPFMETFRNVMLPNSRQNGDEIRRLQVSGPRNVLRVVLQNYDYLDEVQDIHINLDLGQTNRFLEMKHEFKIAINNPDSLPDLRGNFIEIKSGFQYKILITPVQYASDPSVEALSYEDRNCRMAHEIEDFKVFDKYSQSGCILECQLKRALKICRCIPWNFPHFYQDNGELTDICDYDGNACVDQLMDDYNQTESITDCQCYPECDSFVYSYSLSVNVLDDLCQNSSIKSYLSSGYYNNREEFIGARVDALLWGRRIDSVSDESNIKFCQEEMLKIAQIEFQFIGQDFTIISRNVRTTFISALANLGGLVGLFTGMSFLSLFEMIFWLFRMVEEIIISFSLKPNKTMLAKRVVQMK; this comes from the exons TTCCAAAGAGGAAAGCGAACGAAGAGAACATCTATGGAAGGTACTTTAGAAACTACTTAAAGGAAACCACCGTGCATGGGTTTCGCTATGTCGTGGAGGGCCTCTCAGTGTATGAAAGGTTCTCCTGGACATGCGTCATTTTGGCGGCCATTTCGTATGCGGTCTATTCTGTGGTAAACTCTGTCCATGAGTACGAGGTGAACCCGGTGAGTACCACTTATGCTTCGGCCCCACTTTCCTCGGCCCCTTTCCCCAAAATAACGGTGGATGGAGGAAGTGTGTGGGATCCCATGGGGTTTACCCGACAGGCCTTGCTCAGAGCCAAATCCGACGAAAACGATAATCTGaaccaaaagttttttttcatctccGAGCAAGTATGTCAAAGATTTTATGGACCCTTGGCTGCGTATTTAGAAAGTCGCTTGACAATGGTCAAATATCGTCAGTTACTGAGAGGCGCCACTCTAAACACTGATCTACTAGTGGATGATCAATACGCTCATGTATTCGAAGATATATTTCCGATAATGAAGGAGAGATCGGATGTTCATCAACTTGTAGTCCACATGGCAGCCTTGGAGCTTGACTATCCGCAAACCATCGACGAGGTTTACGCAAAATTCTTGGAGTTGCCAGTGTGCTTGACCTTCATCAACATGGGTCAATACTTTGGCAGCCCTTCAAGACAATTCCGTTTTACGTCTAGTGCCCTTTTCAACCTCAAATCCAATGGCCCTCCAATCACCGAGAAAAGCTTTGCGGAATGTTCTCAAGCCAATACCACCCGATGCGAAAAGCAGTTACTAAAAGCGACCTCCAAACTCATCTTACTCAAATATTTGGATCAAGACTCTCGAGCAGTTTGGCCCTTGGGAGAATTCCTGTCCAGATTTTGGATAGGGCTTTTTCGGCGTCCTTTCTTATCTCGTGTTCCCAAAATACGGTTGAAAGAACTCCTTGACCTTCAACGGGGTTCCCCAGACACCCGAAGCTACGAGAAGGAATCGCGCACTACCCCGCTTGAATCCTTTGAATGCGTGGACGACAAAGTCATGGCCAAAACTTTAACCGAACTGGACGAATCAGAGCTGATCATGAACAGCTACCTCATAAACGTGACAAAATCATTGAGTGACATGGAACTGGACCTGTCTTACTATGAGTTGAGCCTGTTGCTAGATTTCCCGAAGTACAGTTATTGTCCCTTGCTTCATCAAGCTAACTTTATTCAGGCTCAACATAGGTGCTCTTTTCGCGAATACGAAGGACAAAGTAGAAGATGCGGAACGGAACAACAAACTCAGGCCATTTCAGGATGTTGCAAGATCAGAAAACAAATATCTCAGATGCACGAACTGGTTCTCAAAGTCATGAAATACAACCAACAAGCCCCAAAGATGTTGGGTAGCTTTGATGAAAGCCTTcgagattttgaaaatgcttcaaCCCATTTTGGGATGAATATCGACACGTTGGATAGATTTTCTATAATCCACAAAAACCCTCGAATTTTTGCTTGTGATTGGTTAAGCCGTGATCGGAGTTTTCCTGACCCAGTAAAGTGCGACCTTTTCCACCGGGATTTTACCAATGCTGGCCTGGGTTTTTCCTTTAACAATGCCTACTTTGAGGATATCTACAAGATGTCACCTTTCATGGAAACATTTCGAAACGTCATGCTTCCCAATTCTCGCCAAAATGGGGATGAAATTCGAAGGCTCCAAGTTTCTGGACCGAGAAATGTGCTACGCGTTGTCCTTCAAAATTATGACTATTTGGATGAAGTGCAAGACATCCATATCAACTTAGACTTGGGCCAGACCAATCGCTTTCTGGAAATGAAACACGAGTTCAAGATTGCCATCAACAATCCGGACTCCTTGCCAGATCTTCGCGGTAACTTCATTGAGATCAAGTCTGGCTTTCAGTACAAAATCCTCATCACTCCCGTACAATACGCATCGGATCCGTCAGTTGAGGCATTATCATATGAGGATAGAAATTGCCGCATGGCCCATGAAATTGaggatttcaaagtttttgacaagTATTCTCAATCCGGATGCATCTTGGAATGCCAACTGAAACGGGCCCTAAAGATATGCCGTTGCATCCCCTGGAACTTCCCTCACTTTTATCAAGACAATGGTGAACTCACCGATATCTGCGATTACGATGGTAACGCATGCGTGGATCAATTGATGGACGATTATAACCAAACGGAATCAATCACGGATTGCCAATGCTACCCGGAATGTGATTCTTTTGTCTACTCTTATTCCCTTTCGGTCAACGTGCTGGATGACCTTTGCCAGAACTCGA GCATCAAGAGTTATTTATCATCCGGATATTACAACAACCGTGAGGAGTTTATTGGAGCGAGAGTGGATGCCTTGTTGTGGGGGCGCCGAATCGATTCCGTGTCTGACGagtcaaatatcaaattctGTCAAGAGGAGATGCTGAAAATCGCGcagattgaatttcaattcatcgGCCAAGACTTCACAATTATCTCGAGGAATGTTAGAACCACATTCATCTCGGCTTTGGCCAACTTGG GTGGATTGGTGGGTCTTTTTACCGGAATGAGCTTTTTAAGTCTATTTGAGATGATATTTTGGCTGTTTCGGATGGTCGAAGAAATCATAATATCCTTCAGtttgaaaccaaacaaaaCAATGCTAGCCAAGCGCGTGGTTCAGATGAAATGA